A region of Brevundimonas sp. NIBR10 DNA encodes the following proteins:
- a CDS encoding peptidoglycan-binding protein, whose product MSRILASIDRSSIDRARALLVEAEETVGHPLGALGAAALAATAAIAMAGVMILGTGIALDQPNAPAEVGESF is encoded by the coding sequence ATGAGCCGCATCCTCGCCAGTATCGACAGGTCCAGCATCGACCGGGCTCGCGCGCTGCTGGTCGAGGCCGAAGAGACGGTGGGCCATCCGCTGGGTGCGCTCGGCGCAGCGGCACTGGCCGCGACGGCGGCTATCGCCATGGCCGGGGTTATGATCCTGGGGACCGGGATCGCGCTGGACCAGCCGAACGCGCCGGCTGAGGTCGGCGAGAGCTTCTGA
- a CDS encoding aminodeoxychorismate/anthranilate synthase component II, whose translation MILVVDNYDSFTYNLVHYLAELGAETKVVRNDDLTAAEAWALKPEAVLLSPGPCAPDQAGICLALIDTAPLDMPILGVCLGHQAIGQAMGGHVVRAKTVMHGKTSPILHENKGMFAGLPSPFTATRYHSLAVARETLPNTLNVTAWTEDGEIMGFQHHDRPIHGVQFHPESIATEHGHAMLANFLDQAGVKRLAMV comes from the coding sequence ATGATCCTGGTCGTCGATAACTACGACAGCTTTACCTACAACCTCGTCCACTACCTGGCGGAGCTAGGCGCAGAGACGAAGGTCGTGCGCAACGACGACCTGACGGCGGCCGAGGCCTGGGCGCTGAAGCCCGAGGCCGTGCTGTTGTCGCCCGGCCCCTGCGCGCCGGATCAGGCGGGCATCTGCTTGGCCCTCATCGACACCGCGCCGCTCGACATGCCGATCCTGGGCGTCTGTCTGGGCCATCAGGCGATCGGCCAGGCCATGGGCGGACACGTGGTGCGCGCCAAGACCGTGATGCACGGCAAGACCTCGCCGATCCTCCATGAAAACAAGGGTATGTTCGCAGGACTTCCCTCGCCGTTCACGGCGACGCGGTATCATTCTCTGGCCGTGGCCCGCGAGACCCTGCCCAACACCCTGAACGTCACGGCCTGGACCGAGGACGGCGAGATCATGGGCTTCCAGCACCATGACCGGCCGATCCATGGTGTCCAGTTCCATCCCGAATCGATCGCGACGGAACATGGCCACGCCATGCTTGCCAACTTCCTGGATCAGGCGGGCGTCAAGCGCCTGGCCATGGTCTGA
- the trpD gene encoding anthranilate phosphoribosyltransferase produces MSAEIKPLLAKLVDGQTLSAAEAGDFFAACLRGEPTPAQVAAAVTALRIRGETVDEIAAFAGAMRDAAVTLDHPYDVIDTCGTGGDGQHTFNISTAAALILAGAGLKVAKHGNRALSSKSGSSDVLAALGVDLTAGMAQQRQALDEAGICFLFAPSFHGAMRHVTPIRAEIGFRTVFNLLGPLSNPASAKRQVMGVYDPKLLEPLVEVLGRLGAIRAWTVHGMGLDELTTTGPTEVAEWKDGTVRRFTVTPADAGLPVADIESLRGGDAEVNAEAIRALLAGARGPYRDVVLLNAAAALVVADRADDLKAGVAIAAAAIDDGKAAAALEALARITSTPIAEEPA; encoded by the coding sequence ATGTCCGCCGAGATCAAGCCCCTGTTGGCCAAGCTGGTCGACGGCCAGACCCTGAGCGCGGCCGAGGCCGGCGACTTCTTCGCCGCCTGCCTGCGCGGCGAGCCCACACCGGCCCAGGTCGCCGCCGCCGTCACCGCCCTGCGGATCCGTGGCGAAACCGTCGACGAAATCGCGGCGTTCGCCGGGGCGATGCGCGACGCGGCGGTCACTCTCGACCATCCCTACGACGTCATCGACACCTGCGGTACAGGCGGCGACGGCCAACACACCTTCAACATCTCGACGGCGGCGGCCCTGATCCTGGCGGGTGCAGGCCTCAAGGTCGCCAAGCACGGCAACCGGGCCCTGAGCTCGAAATCCGGGTCATCCGACGTCCTTGCCGCGCTCGGCGTCGATCTGACTGCGGGCATGGCCCAGCAGCGTCAGGCCCTTGACGAAGCCGGGATCTGCTTCCTGTTCGCCCCCAGCTTCCACGGTGCCATGCGGCACGTCACCCCGATCCGGGCCGAGATCGGGTTCCGCACGGTTTTCAACCTCTTGGGACCGCTTTCCAATCCGGCGTCTGCAAAACGACAGGTCATGGGGGTCTATGATCCGAAGCTGCTGGAGCCGCTGGTCGAGGTTCTCGGCCGCCTCGGAGCCATTCGCGCCTGGACGGTCCACGGCATGGGTCTGGACGAACTGACCACGACCGGCCCGACCGAGGTCGCCGAATGGAAGGACGGCACGGTCCGACGCTTCACCGTCACGCCCGCCGACGCCGGTCTCCCGGTCGCGGACATCGAGAGCCTGCGGGGCGGCGACGCCGAAGTGAATGCCGAGGCCATCCGCGCCCTCCTCGCCGGCGCGCGAGGCCCGTATCGCGACGTAGTCCTGCTCAACGCAGCCGCCGCGCTCGTTGTCGCTGATCGGGCCGATGATCTGAAAGCCGGCGTCGCCATCGCCGCCGCCGCCATCGACGACGGCAAGGCGGCCGCCGCGCTGGAGGCCCTCGCCCGAATCACCTCGACCCCGATCGCGGAGGAGCCCGCATGA
- the trpC gene encoding indole-3-glycerol phosphate synthase TrpC has protein sequence MTAAVDDVLARIAAYKREEVATRKVATPQAEIEGMAAIAGMPRGFRAALERKATAGRPALIAEIKKASPSKGLIRADFDPPALARAYEAGGAACLSVLTDGPSFQGADDYLVAARAAVALPCLRKDFLVDPWQVAESRALGADCILIILAMIDDAVAADLLAEAGRLGMDALIETHDEAEMARAVALGGDLIGVNNRSLRTFEVDMDTTARLAPMSPRGALLVAESGVFTPADVAHVTRDGARAILVGESLMRQADVESATRALLA, from the coding sequence ATGACCGCTGCTGTTGATGACGTCCTCGCTCGCATCGCCGCCTACAAGCGCGAAGAGGTCGCCACCCGCAAGGTCGCGACGCCCCAGGCCGAGATCGAGGGCATGGCCGCTATCGCCGGCATGCCGCGCGGTTTCCGCGCCGCCCTTGAGCGCAAGGCTACCGCAGGCCGCCCCGCCCTGATCGCCGAGATCAAGAAGGCCAGCCCGTCCAAGGGTCTGATCCGCGCCGACTTCGACCCGCCCGCCCTGGCCCGCGCCTATGAGGCCGGGGGTGCCGCCTGCCTCTCCGTTTTGACCGATGGCCCGAGCTTCCAGGGAGCCGACGACTATCTGGTCGCCGCCCGCGCCGCCGTCGCCCTGCCCTGCCTGCGCAAGGATTTCCTCGTTGATCCGTGGCAGGTGGCCGAGAGCCGGGCGCTCGGCGCAGACTGCATCCTGATCATCCTGGCCATGATCGACGACGCCGTGGCCGCCGACCTGCTGGCCGAGGCCGGCCGTCTGGGCATGGACGCCCTGATCGAGACCCATGACGAGGCCGAAATGGCCCGCGCCGTCGCCCTGGGCGGCGACCTCATCGGCGTCAACAACCGGTCGCTTCGCACCTTCGAGGTCGATATGGACACCACGGCCCGCCTCGCCCCCATGAGCCCGCGCGGTGCCCTCCTCGTCGCCGAAAGCGGCGTCTTCACCCCCGCCGACGTCGCCCACGTCACTCGGGACGGCGCCCGCGCGATCCTCGTCGGCGAGAGCCTGATGCGGCAGGCGGACGTGGAGTCGGCGACGCGGGCGCTGCTGGCCTAG
- the lexA gene encoding transcriptional repressor LexA: MLTKKQHELLMFIHERIKETGVSPSFDEMKEALDLASKSGIHRLITALEERGFIRRLAHRARALEVTKMPEQATTASPRGGRAPFKPGVIEGGGRLSSVEAANDTRDLPMLGKIAAGTPIAAIEHETSRYPVPESMLSAGEHYMLEIEGDSMIEAGILDGDYVVIKKVDTASSGEIVVAVVEGEEATLKRLRKKGGSIALEPANRAYETRIFGPDQVDVRGKLVGLFRRYH, encoded by the coding sequence ATGCTCACCAAGAAACAGCACGAGCTCCTGATGTTCATCCATGAACGGATCAAGGAGACCGGCGTGTCCCCTTCGTTCGATGAGATGAAGGAGGCGCTGGATCTGGCGTCCAAATCGGGCATCCACCGGCTGATCACGGCGCTGGAGGAACGCGGCTTCATCCGCAGACTGGCGCACCGGGCCCGCGCGCTGGAAGTCACCAAGATGCCTGAACAGGCCACCACGGCCTCTCCGCGCGGCGGCCGCGCCCCCTTCAAACCCGGCGTCATCGAGGGCGGTGGGCGATTGTCGTCGGTCGAGGCGGCCAACGACACGCGCGACCTGCCCATGCTGGGCAAGATCGCCGCCGGTACGCCCATCGCGGCCATCGAACACGAGACCAGCCGCTATCCGGTGCCGGAATCGATGCTCAGCGCCGGCGAGCACTATATGCTCGAGATCGAGGGCGACTCGATGATCGAGGCCGGCATCCTCGACGGCGACTATGTGGTCATCAAGAAGGTCGACACCGCCTCGTCCGGCGAGATCGTCGTCGCCGTGGTCGAGGGCGAGGAAGCCACGCTCAAGCGTCTGCGCAAGAAGGGCGGCTCGATCGCGCTGGAGCCTGCCAACCGCGCCTATGAGACCCGCATCTTCGGTCCCGATCAGGTCGATGTGCGTGGCAAGCTGGTCGGTCTGTTCCGCCGCTATCACTGA
- a CDS encoding ComEC/Rec2 family competence protein has translation MAAAWDEFLDQGLRWRFWAPVAFGGGCAIYFGLRVEPPLWPLAVAALIACGIWLLARHWGTRRAVTLPLMLLACLALGVAAAKWRTERVAAPIAPALAEPTVVEGWVVDIDSPGQNGARLVLATTRIRGLAPELTPIRLRATVKGTPPPPGSPIRLFALVNPPPAPASPGAYDFGRNAFFQGLGGVAFSLSETREARLPRPPWGLRLAMAVNGARFALAQRIVDRLGERTGGIAGAMVTGHETWIGREDLDAMRDSGLAHILSISGLHMAVVGGFVFFTLRLSIAAWPWLALRASGKKIAAVGGLIAVWTYLVVSGSPPPAERAAITASIAFVAILLDRQAITMHALAVAALVVLALQPEAIVTPGFQMSFAATAALVALVESWPPRVREISAPLPILAVQRLGGWLGAACAASLVAGLATGPFAMQHFNRTAVYGLFANLATSPVADFVMMPALALGALLEPIGLGAPFLWLAGKGIDLMLWIGHWTAGLPGAVRTVASAPDYVLPIAFLGVLFVCLWRGRLRWLGLPLAAAVLVWPRAPTPDLWIGDGGTNAAFHREGDAVVVRPGVREFAADLWSRRRGLTMTDRPDEGWVCGRFACAPLTTQAGPIAVWWGRKVPADEALSALCASAPVVSVRPLVSSLPAACSGALVLDGADYARGGAVELWRSGDGWRATWTTDVRGDRPWSRTGDADVVD, from the coding sequence ATGGCCGCCGCTTGGGACGAGTTTCTGGACCAGGGCCTGCGCTGGCGGTTCTGGGCCCCGGTCGCCTTCGGCGGCGGCTGCGCGATTTATTTCGGCCTCCGGGTCGAGCCTCCCCTGTGGCCCCTTGCCGTAGCCGCCCTGATTGCGTGCGGCATCTGGCTCTTGGCTCGACACTGGGGCACCCGACGCGCGGTGACCCTGCCCCTCATGCTGCTCGCTTGTCTGGCACTCGGCGTTGCAGCGGCCAAATGGCGAACCGAGCGGGTCGCGGCCCCCATCGCCCCCGCACTGGCCGAGCCGACCGTGGTCGAGGGGTGGGTCGTGGATATCGACAGTCCCGGCCAGAACGGCGCGCGCCTGGTCCTCGCCACCACACGCATTCGTGGCCTGGCCCCCGAACTGACGCCCATCCGGCTGAGGGCGACGGTCAAGGGTACTCCGCCGCCGCCGGGATCGCCGATCCGCCTGTTCGCCCTGGTCAATCCGCCGCCGGCCCCGGCCTCGCCCGGTGCCTATGATTTCGGCCGCAACGCCTTCTTTCAGGGCCTGGGGGGTGTCGCCTTCTCGCTGTCGGAGACGCGCGAGGCCCGGCTGCCCCGCCCGCCCTGGGGTCTGCGTCTGGCAATGGCCGTCAACGGCGCACGTTTCGCCCTGGCCCAGCGGATCGTGGACCGGCTGGGCGAGCGGACGGGTGGGATCGCGGGGGCCATGGTCACCGGTCACGAGACCTGGATCGGGCGCGAGGACCTCGACGCCATGCGTGATTCGGGTCTGGCCCACATCCTGTCGATCTCAGGCCTGCACATGGCCGTGGTCGGGGGCTTCGTCTTCTTCACCCTGCGGCTGAGCATCGCCGCCTGGCCGTGGCTGGCGCTGCGGGCCTCGGGCAAGAAGATCGCGGCGGTCGGAGGCCTGATCGCGGTCTGGACCTATCTGGTGGTGTCGGGCTCGCCGCCTCCGGCCGAGCGGGCCGCCATCACCGCCTCCATCGCTTTCGTCGCCATCCTGCTGGACCGGCAGGCGATCACCATGCACGCCCTGGCCGTCGCGGCCCTCGTGGTCCTTGCGCTTCAGCCCGAGGCCATCGTCACGCCGGGGTTCCAGATGTCGTTCGCAGCCACCGCCGCCCTCGTCGCCCTGGTCGAAAGCTGGCCGCCGCGCGTACGCGAGATCTCGGCTCCCTTGCCGATCCTGGCGGTGCAGAGGCTGGGCGGTTGGCTCGGCGCCGCCTGTGCGGCCAGTCTGGTGGCGGGGCTGGCGACCGGACCATTCGCCATGCAGCATTTCAACCGGACGGCCGTCTATGGCCTGTTCGCCAACCTCGCCACCTCGCCGGTCGCCGACTTCGTCATGATGCCGGCACTCGCTCTGGGAGCGCTGCTGGAGCCGATCGGTCTTGGCGCGCCCTTCCTGTGGCTGGCAGGTAAGGGCATCGACCTGATGCTGTGGATCGGTCACTGGACGGCGGGTCTGCCGGGGGCGGTCAGGACGGTGGCCAGCGCACCGGACTACGTTTTGCCCATCGCCTTCCTGGGCGTCCTGTTCGTCTGTCTGTGGCGGGGCCGTCTGCGGTGGCTGGGCCTGCCGCTCGCCGCCGCCGTTCTGGTCTGGCCCAGGGCCCCGACGCCCGATCTATGGATCGGAGACGGTGGCACCAACGCGGCCTTTCATCGCGAGGGCGACGCCGTTGTGGTGCGGCCCGGGGTGCGGGAGTTCGCAGCAGACCTGTGGTCCAGGCGCCGGGGTCTGACTATGACCGATCGTCCGGACGAGGGCTGGGTCTGCGGCCGTTTCGCCTGCGCACCCTTGACCACTCAAGCCGGGCCGATCGCTGTGTGGTGGGGCCGGAAGGTGCCCGCTGACGAGGCTCTGTCGGCCCTGTGCGCCTCGGCTCCCGTGGTCAGTGTCCGGCCGCTCGTATCGAGCTTGCCCGCCGCCTGTTCAGGCGCCCTGGTGCTGGACGGTGCAGACTACGCCCGGGGGGGTGCCGTCGAACTGTGGCGGTCAGGCGACGGCTGGCGCGCGACCTGGACGACCGACGTGCGCGGCGACCGACCCTGGAGCCGGACCGGAGATGCGGACGTCGTCGATTGA
- the gltX gene encoding glutamate--tRNA ligase, with product MTSSSSTVVTRFAPSPTGSLHIGGARTALFNYLYAKGRNGKFLLRVEDTDRERSTDEAVKAIFDGLSWLELFADEEPVFQFARADRHREVVQTLVETGHAYRDYTSAEETGRLRDEAKAARRAFESPWRDRDPGEGDPAQPHVVRFRRPLPGTVVVSDEVQGEVTWANSDLDDLVLLRTDGAPTYNLAVVVDDHDMGVTHVIRGDDHLNNAARQSLIYDALGWARPSFAHIPLIHGPDGAKLSKRHGAQAVHEYAEMGYLPEAMRNYLARLGWAHGDDELFSDEQAQGWFDLDGVGKAPARLDFDKLAHVNAHWMRLANDDRLAKQVLDVHLARGHVLHEEDEARLLQAMPFVKDRAKTVLELADQTGFVLRRRPLAIYEKALPLLNGEAGERIGRLRDRLKLFASWDVFALEAELKVFAEEEAVGFGKIGPAVRAALSGDGVSPDIARTLAALGRDESIGRLDDALQQTK from the coding sequence ATGACATCCTCTTCCTCGACCGTCGTCACCCGCTTCGCCCCCTCCCCGACCGGCTCGCTGCACATCGGCGGGGCGAGAACGGCGTTGTTCAACTATCTCTACGCGAAGGGCCGCAACGGCAAGTTCCTGTTGCGGGTCGAGGACACGGATCGCGAGCGATCGACCGATGAGGCGGTCAAGGCCATCTTCGACGGCCTGAGCTGGCTGGAGCTGTTCGCCGACGAGGAGCCGGTGTTCCAGTTCGCCAGGGCCGACCGGCACCGTGAGGTGGTTCAGACCCTGGTCGAGACCGGCCACGCCTATCGCGACTATACCTCGGCCGAGGAAACCGGCCGGCTGCGGGATGAGGCGAAGGCGGCGCGGCGGGCGTTCGAATCGCCCTGGCGCGACCGCGATCCGGGCGAGGGTGATCCCGCCCAGCCGCATGTGGTCCGTTTCCGCCGTCCCCTGCCCGGCACGGTCGTCGTGTCGGACGAGGTTCAGGGCGAAGTGACCTGGGCCAACAGCGACCTGGACGACCTGGTATTGCTTAGGACGGACGGGGCCCCGACCTACAATCTGGCCGTCGTCGTGGACGATCACGACATGGGCGTGACCCATGTGATCCGGGGCGACGACCACCTGAACAATGCGGCCCGGCAGAGCTTGATCTACGATGCCCTGGGCTGGGCCAGGCCGTCGTTCGCGCACATCCCCCTGATCCACGGGCCGGACGGGGCCAAGCTGTCGAAACGGCACGGGGCCCAGGCGGTGCATGAGTATGCCGAGATGGGCTATCTGCCTGAGGCGATGCGCAACTATCTGGCCCGGCTGGGCTGGGCGCACGGGGACGACGAGCTGTTCAGCGACGAACAGGCGCAGGGATGGTTCGACCTCGACGGGGTGGGCAAGGCCCCGGCCCGGCTGGACTTCGACAAACTGGCCCACGTCAACGCCCACTGGATGCGGCTGGCCAACGACGACCGGCTGGCCAAACAGGTCCTCGACGTCCATCTGGCGCGCGGTCATGTCCTGCATGAAGAGGACGAGGCGCGGCTATTGCAGGCCATGCCCTTCGTCAAGGACCGGGCCAAGACGGTTCTGGAACTGGCCGACCAGACGGGATTCGTCCTGCGCCGGCGCCCTCTGGCGATCTATGAGAAGGCCCTGCCCCTGCTCAACGGCGAGGCCGGCGAGCGGATCGGCCGGCTGCGGGACCGGCTGAAGCTGTTCGCCAGCTGGGATGTCTTCGCTCTGGAGGCCGAACTCAAGGTCTTCGCCGAGGAAGAGGCGGTCGGCTTCGGCAAGATCGGCCCTGCGGTACGTGCGGCCCTGAGCGGAGACGGGGTGTCGCCCGATATCGCCAGGACCCTGGCCGCCCTCGGTCGCGATGAATCGATCGGGCGCTTGGATGATGCGCTGCAACAGACTAAGTGA
- the gltA gene encoding citrate synthase — MTEPAKTATLTVGDKSVELPVLTGSIGPDVIDIRKLYGATGDFTFDPGFTSTAACESAITYIDGDEGILLHRGYPIGQLASQSNFIEVCHLLLHGELPTAAQYEAFEQTVTRHTMLHSQFDRFFEGFRRDAHPMAIMVGTVGALSAFYHDSLDIHDPVQRNISAIRLIAKMPTLAARAYKYHIGQPFVSPRNDLSYAENFLRMCFAVPAEDYVVDPKMAKAMDRIFTLHADHEQNASTSTVRLAGSSGANPFACIAAGIACLWGPSHGGANEEALMMLKEIGTVDKIPEFIQGVKEKRYKLMGFGHRVYKNYDPRATVMKESADEILELVGDKNDPLFQVAKELERIALSDEYFIERKLFPNVDFYSGITLSAMGFPTSMFTVLFALARTVGWIAQWEEMLADPAQKIGRPRQLYTGPTQRDYVPIAQRG; from the coding sequence ATGACTGAACCGGCCAAGACCGCGACCCTGACCGTCGGCGACAAGAGCGTTGAACTTCCGGTCCTGACGGGCTCGATCGGGCCGGACGTCATCGATATCCGAAAGCTGTACGGCGCGACCGGCGACTTCACCTTCGACCCCGGCTTCACCTCCACGGCGGCCTGCGAAAGCGCGATCACCTATATCGACGGTGACGAGGGAATCCTGCTGCACCGGGGTTATCCGATCGGCCAGCTGGCCTCGCAGTCCAACTTCATCGAGGTCTGCCACCTGCTGCTGCACGGCGAGCTGCCGACGGCGGCCCAGTACGAGGCCTTCGAGCAGACGGTCACCCGTCACACCATGCTGCACTCGCAGTTCGACCGCTTCTTCGAGGGCTTCCGTCGCGACGCCCACCCGATGGCGATCATGGTGGGGACGGTCGGCGCCCTGTCGGCCTTCTATCACGACAGCCTGGACATCCATGATCCGGTGCAGCGCAACATTTCGGCCATCCGCCTGATCGCCAAGATGCCGACCCTGGCCGCGCGGGCGTATAAGTATCACATCGGCCAGCCGTTCGTTTCGCCGCGCAACGACCTGTCCTATGCCGAGAACTTCCTGCGGATGTGCTTCGCCGTGCCGGCCGAGGACTATGTGGTCGATCCCAAGATGGCCAAGGCCATGGACCGGATCTTCACCCTGCACGCCGACCACGAGCAGAATGCCTCGACCTCGACCGTCCGTCTGGCCGGGTCGTCGGGAGCCAATCCGTTCGCCTGTATCGCCGCCGGCATCGCCTGCCTGTGGGGCCCGTCGCACGGCGGGGCCAACGAAGAGGCGCTGATGATGCTCAAGGAAATCGGAACGGTAGACAAGATTCCAGAGTTCATTCAAGGTGTTAAGGAAAAACGCTACAAGCTGATGGGCTTCGGCCACCGGGTCTACAAGAACTACGACCCCCGTGCGACCGTGATGAAGGAATCGGCGGACGAGATCCTGGAGCTGGTCGGCGACAAGAACGATCCCCTGTTCCAGGTGGCCAAGGAACTGGAACGCATCGCCCTGTCGGACGAGTATTTCATCGAGCGCAAGCTGTTCCCGAACGTCGACTTCTATTCGGGCATCACCCTGTCGGCGATGGGCTTCCCGACCTCGATGTTCACCGTGCTGTTCGCCCTCGCCCGTACCGTGGGCTGGATCGCCCAGTGGGAAGAAATGCTGGCCGATCCGGCGCAGAAGATCGGCCGCCCGCGCCAGCTCTACACCGGCCCGACCCAGCGCGATTACGTGCCGATCGCCCAGCGCGGTTGA
- a CDS encoding SPFH domain-containing protein, with translation MIMYFVAGGTALGVFAIGFLIALVLRRVVPANEVHIVQRGRSRVSYGASQEAGNVYYEWPAFLPRIGVLVTKFPVSIFDVNLKDYEAYDTGRLPFRVDVQAFMRIAKSDTAAEKVANFDELQHQLSGILQGAVRNVLATHKLEDILEARSTLAEAFTAQVDNQLQAWGVETVKNIEFMDIRDSANSQVIANIMAKEKSRIDRESREAVAMNSQMARTKEIEAERIVEVNKQDALQQVGMRTAEQEKQVGIAKQVAEQQVLVAQKDTTEREMDVKLVADTRAADIAKGVAEVQAAQEREVTIIRAEGQRQQEVIGAEAERQRLELVAQGTLAQQKLDAEGLLAQGQSRAEAERLLLLAPVSTQIELAREIGGNDGYQTYLVRVEQIKAGQAVGIAQAEALKAADIKVIVTGGDVPGGMSSITDVFSAKGGQALGAMLEGLAQTDAGKAVVERATKGAAKPKE, from the coding sequence ATGATCATGTATTTCGTCGCCGGCGGCACAGCGCTCGGCGTCTTCGCCATCGGATTCCTGATCGCGCTTGTTCTGCGCCGGGTAGTCCCGGCCAACGAAGTTCATATCGTCCAGCGCGGGCGGTCTCGCGTCAGCTACGGTGCCAGTCAGGAAGCCGGAAACGTCTACTACGAATGGCCGGCCTTCTTGCCCAGGATTGGCGTCCTGGTGACCAAATTCCCGGTCTCCATTTTTGACGTGAACTTGAAAGACTACGAAGCCTACGACACCGGGCGCCTCCCATTCCGCGTGGACGTGCAGGCGTTTATGCGGATCGCAAAGTCGGACACGGCGGCGGAGAAGGTCGCCAATTTCGACGAACTGCAACATCAGCTGTCCGGCATCCTTCAAGGTGCCGTCCGGAACGTGCTGGCCACCCACAAGCTCGAAGACATCCTCGAAGCCCGATCAACCCTCGCCGAGGCCTTTACCGCCCAGGTGGACAATCAGCTTCAGGCGTGGGGCGTCGAGACGGTCAAGAACATCGAGTTCATGGACATCCGCGACAGCGCCAATTCCCAGGTCATCGCCAACATCATGGCGAAGGAAAAATCCCGCATCGACCGCGAGAGCCGGGAAGCCGTGGCGATGAACAGCCAGATGGCCCGAACCAAGGAAATCGAGGCCGAACGCATCGTCGAGGTGAACAAGCAAGACGCTCTGCAGCAGGTCGGGATGCGGACGGCCGAGCAGGAAAAGCAGGTCGGCATCGCCAAGCAGGTCGCCGAGCAGCAAGTCCTGGTCGCCCAGAAGGACACGACCGAGCGCGAAATGGATGTGAAGCTGGTCGCCGATACGCGCGCAGCCGACATCGCCAAGGGGGTCGCGGAGGTTCAGGCCGCCCAGGAGCGCGAGGTCACGATCATCCGGGCGGAGGGGCAGCGTCAGCAGGAGGTCATCGGCGCAGAGGCCGAACGGCAACGGCTGGAGCTGGTCGCGCAGGGAACGCTGGCGCAGCAGAAGCTCGACGCCGAAGGCTTGCTGGCGCAGGGTCAGAGCCGCGCCGAAGCCGAGCGACTGCTGCTTCTGGCGCCGGTCTCGACGCAGATCGAACTCGCCAGGGAGATCGGCGGCAACGACGGCTACCAGACCTACCTGGTGCGCGTGGAGCAGATCAAGGCCGGGCAGGCCGTGGGTATCGCCCAGGCCGAGGCCCTGAAGGCCGCCGACATCAAGGTGATCGTGACGGGCGGCGACGTGCCCGGGGGTATGAGCAGCATCACCGATGTATTCAGCGCGAAAGGCGGCCAAGCCCTCGGAGCGATGCTGGAGGGGCTGGCACAGACAGACGCAGGCAAGGCCGTGGTGGAGCGGGCGACGAAAGGCGCTGCAAAGCCCAAGGAGTAG
- the lpxB gene encoding lipid-A-disaccharide synthase → MKIMLVAAEASGDALGAGLAKALKSRNPDTAFVGIGGPKMAAEGIDSPFDIAQLSILGWIEGLRALDRVKARVADTVALTVRERPDAVVLIDSWGFTIRVAKALRQALPGVPLIKYVGPQVWASRPGRAKTLAATVDHLLALYSFDAPWFEAEGLPTTVVGSPALHIDMSQADGVRFRTARHIAPEAPLLLVLPGSRPSEIGHMTPVYEAAVALLKADDPALQVAAVVAGTVAEDVTARVATWPFRVHLVQEADKYDAMRAATVALATSGTVSTELALAGVPMVIAYRFGALSYAIMKPFFTGKFATLFNTAADTMIAPELIQKDATPEKLAAAVARLLSDPAARADQSARQTAALDLMGREGRDPSEIAAEAVLKVIARKSELWV, encoded by the coding sequence ATGAAAATCATGCTCGTCGCCGCCGAGGCTTCAGGAGACGCCCTCGGAGCCGGTCTCGCCAAGGCCTTGAAATCGCGAAACCCCGACACCGCCTTCGTCGGCATCGGCGGGCCCAAGATGGCGGCCGAGGGCATCGACAGCCCCTTCGACATCGCCCAGCTATCGATCCTCGGCTGGATCGAGGGCCTGCGCGCGCTCGACCGGGTCAAGGCCCGCGTCGCTGACACCGTGGCCTTGACGGTGCGTGAACGGCCTGACGCCGTCGTCCTGATCGACAGCTGGGGCTTCACCATCCGGGTCGCCAAGGCCCTGCGTCAGGCCCTGCCGGGCGTTCCCCTGATCAAATACGTCGGCCCCCAGGTCTGGGCCTCGCGCCCCGGCCGGGCCAAGACCCTGGCCGCTACTGTCGATCACCTGCTGGCCCTCTACAGCTTCGACGCCCCCTGGTTCGAAGCCGAGGGTCTGCCCACCACGGTCGTCGGCTCGCCCGCCCTGCATATCGACATGAGCCAGGCGGACGGGGTCCGCTTCCGCACCGCGCGCCACATCGCCCCCGAGGCGCCCCTGCTGCTGGTCCTGCCCGGCAGCCGCCCATCCGAGATCGGCCACATGACGCCGGTCTATGAGGCCGCCGTCGCCCTGCTCAAGGCCGACGATCCCGCGCTCCAGGTCGCCGCCGTCGTCGCCGGCACCGTCGCCGAGGACGTCACCGCCCGGGTCGCCACCTGGCCGTTCCGCGTCCATCTGGTGCAGGAGGCGGACAAGTACGACGCCATGCGCGCCGCGACCGTCGCCCTGGCCACCAGCGGCACGGTCTCCACCGAACTGGCCCTGGCCGGCGTCCCCATGGTCATCGCCTACCGCTTCGGCGCGCTCAGCTATGCGATCATGAAGCCCTTCTTCACCGGCAAGTTCGCGACCCTGTTCAATACCGCCGCCGACACGATGATCGCCCCCGAGCTGATCCAGAAGGACGCCACGCCCGAAAAACTGGCCGCCGCCGTCGCCCGTCTCCTGTCCGACCCCGCCGCCCGCGCCGACCAGTCCGCCCGCCAAACGGCCGCGCTCGACCTCATGGGCCGGGAAGGGCGCGACCCTTCAGAGATCGCGGCGGAGGCGGTGTTGAAGGTGATTGCCAGGAAGTCTGAACTGTGGGTCTGA